The Dioscorea cayenensis subsp. rotundata cultivar TDr96_F1 chromosome 8, TDr96_F1_v2_PseudoChromosome.rev07_lg8_w22 25.fasta, whole genome shotgun sequence genome segment CTCGACAACTTGAGTAGACCTCCTGTTACCACACGGTGGACTTTACCAActcaactatttttttatttttttatttactgaCTCAACtgtttcctttcttttgctttctagtttatttgtttattttgtttaggaGAGCATCAGCAGGTGATTGCCTCTTAGTTTCTGTTtttgtcatgttattttttgacataatgtatttttatttttatttttgttatggttttcttatttaaaaaatcaatagtttatccattttaatttaaaaataaataaaataatataaaatttgtaaaataaaagtttaaataatCCCGACTACCATGTTCATGCACCACCAAAAAATAAAGtctaaaatcatatttgtaaaataaaagaagtGATATCCTCCTCTACATTTTtccccaaattttttttttcaaatacatgaaaaaaaaataattaacaataaaaaacaaataacttaaaataaaaaaataaaataaaatagtataatgtttgttttttattggtatttgccaataaaaaaaagtttggttTTGTTCATAACATCATacaataacaagaaaataaacataaatttgaaaaatcaacATGGGCCGGCCAAAGCACAAACAGTTGATGGGCATACACAGAGACAGAGGAGTAGTAGTACATAGTACATACCTACAAGAGCTCCACAAGAGAAAGAGAACTGAGATCAATGGCGGCCATGGATGTGCAGAGCTTCAGAGCTGGGGGAGAACCTTCTTCACGATCTCATTGCTGAGAGCAGCGATCTGAGAATCGAGGGCCTTGATGGTATCCTCCTTCTGTTTCTCCAGGTTCTCAAGCGCCTCAGCAAGCTCCCGCTCCACCTTCTTCCGGCCCTCAACGAGCTTCACCTCGAGCTCCGCTGTCGtctccttcttcatcttgttaAGTGCGGCGGTGATCTCGGCGCGTGCTGCCTTCATGACGGCGGCGGCTTGCTCCTCGAGCTGCTTGACCTCCTCGGAGGTATCCTTGACTTCGCCGAGCTGGGCGCGGATGGCGGCGTCGCGGCTGTCCATGAACTTGCCGAGAGGAGTGAAGTAGATCTTATCGAGGGCGATCATGAGGAGAAGGAACTCGATGGCGATGGCGGGGAGGGTGAGGTTGAAGTCGAAGAGAGCGGCCTTCTCGATCTCGGAGGCGAGGGCTGGGAGAGGGGAGGCGACGAGGGAGGCAGCGCCGAGAACGAGAGTGCGAGGAGAAATGGAGATGGATTTGATCAGGGATCGGAAAGGGGCGGGGATTGTCTTCGGGGTGGTAAGGAGAGAGCGAGGAGGATGGTGGGGATTGGAGAGTAGGGGCTTGGAGGTAGAGGCCATGAAGGTGGACGCCGCCGCCATGGTCTCAAgcgagggagagagagagagatctggAGCTCGCTtcgcttcttcttgttgttctgTTGTTCTCGGAGTGTGTTGGCGTTGGAGGAATTTGGAGGGATGGAAAGGGAGGGAGGAAATGAAATGCTTAGCCACACTGTTATCCTTCTCTTTGCCACAAATAATTgctggttatttatttatttatttatttatttattccccTGAAAGTTTAAACTGTGTTATGGGCTTGCTGGTAGTCTAGTGGCATCTTTGTGTGGCATCGTCACAAAGAGAGTAGAGATGGACAAGAACTAGTGGTTTTGAGTCTTTTGACCTTGCACTGAAATACTTCCAGTCTGATGTGCATGATAGAAGTTTTGTTTTTCGTTTGTGACACCAGGTGACGAacatctttatttaaaatttaaattaaaaacgaATACAAATGTAAAACGCACTCGTAAGTTTTATTATGAGAAACAGAAATTTGAGTAAAACAAAGATCTCTAAAAACCAAACGCCGCATCCAAAGTAGCAAAATACAACAGCGTACTTAATTAGCCAAGCAAACGTGGGCGACTATTTCAGGCTAAAATATAAGAAACACATTCACAAAATTTCACTCTAAATTTGCAGTATAAAAACCTAAATACTCAACAAAATCACACAAAATCTTACAATCCCCAGATACATAGCAAAGACCATACAATAAAAAGCACCTGACCTCTAACAGGCAAAGGAAATTTGTCCAGCCTACGTACACCTGATAGCTCACTGGCgaagaaaatatgataaaaaccATTGTCAAAACATGGCACTCAAAAACACCAGATGCAAGCTCAGACATGAAAATACCAATAGAACACAATGGCTAATAAAGGCGGCTTTAGGGGCTTTGCGTCCCCTGTAAGGGTCATGGCAAGCTCGAAAAATAAAACTGAAGTGCTTCATACCTATATGTTTCATACAAAAATTCCTAATAAAAAGGGTTGGGGAATGCCC includes the following:
- the LOC120266476 gene encoding ATP synthase subunit b', chloroplastic; translated protein: MAAASTFMASTSKPLLSNPHHPPRSLLTTPKTIPAPFRSLIKSISISPRTLVLGAASLVASPLPALASEIEKAALFDFNLTLPAIAIEFLLLMIALDKIYFTPLGKFMDSRDAAIRAQLGEVKDTSEEVKQLEEQAAAVMKAARAEITAALNKMKKETTAELEVKLVEGRKKVERELAEALENLEKQKEDTIKALDSQIAALSNEIVKKVLPQL